One Delphinus delphis chromosome 3, mDelDel1.2, whole genome shotgun sequence genomic region harbors:
- the LYSMD3 gene encoding lysM and putative peptidoglycan-binding domain-containing protein 3, translating to MAGRHQNRSFPLPGVHSSGQVHAFGNCTDNDMLEEDAEVYELRSRGKEKIRRSTSKDRLDDIIVLTKDIQEGDTLNAIALQYCCTVADIKRVNNLISDQDFFALRSIKIPVKKFSSLTETLYPPKGRQTPRPSSVQYLSEQQEVLSANDFLSSSESAGSFLKEVDRDIEQIVKCTDTKRENLNEVVSALTAQQVRFEPDNKNIQRKDPYYGADWGIGWWTAVVIMLIVGIITPVFYLLYYEILAKVDVSHHSTVDSSHLHSGVTPPSQQREMENEMAPTKGIPFVPQDDHKLYSQYSQLPAARHKT from the exons ATGGCAGGGAGGCATCAGAATCGTAGTTTTCCTCTTCCAGGAGTTCATTCAAGTGGTCAAGTACATGCATTTGGAAATTGTACAGACAATGATATGTTGGAGGAGGATGCTGAAGTGTATGAGCTTCGatccagaggaaaagaaaaaatccgAAGAAGTACATCAAAAGATAGACTTGATGACATTATAGTATTAACAAAAGATATACAGGAAGGAGACACTTTAAATGCAATAGCCCTTCAATACTGTTGTACG gtaGCAGATATCAAGAGGGTTAACAATCTCATCAGTGATCAAGACTTTTTTGCCCTTAggtctatcaaaattccagtaaaAAAGTTTAGTTCATTGACTGAAACACTTTATCCTCCAAAAGGAAGACAGACTCCACGTCCTTCATCTGTCCAGTACCTTTCAGAACAACAGGAAGTTTTGTCAgctaatgattttctttcttccagtgaGTCAGCTGGtagctttttaaaagaagtagaCCGAGACATAGAACAAATAGTAAAATGTACAGACACCAAAAGAGAGAACCTTAATGAGGTGGTGTCTGCCTTGACAGCACAACAAGTACGTTTTGAACCTGATAACAAAAACATTCAACGTAAGGATCCTTATTATGGAGCAGACTGGGGAATAGGGTGGTGGACAGCTGTAGTGATAATGTTGATAGTAGGCATAATAACGCCAGTATTTTATTTGCTGTATTATGAAATTTTAGCTAAAGTGGATGTTAGTCACCATTCAACAGTGGATTCTTCACATTTGCATTCAGGAGTCACACCCCCATCACagcagagagaaatggaaaatgaaatggCTCCAACTAAAGGAATACCCTTTGTCCCACAAGATGACCATAAGCTTTATAGTCAATATTCTCAGTTACCTGCTGCTCGACACAAAACATAG